A single Drechmeria coniospora strain ARSEF 6962 chromosome 03, whole genome shotgun sequence DNA region contains:
- a CDS encoding cytochrome c heme lyase: MGWFWADASPAAARTPSGHPPAATGKTSPSRPGCPMNKKTVDTLNPYSHEHKRTAPGPSASSCPVPHASRTGDEKAKSVLSQLNPLNYMFPDLSQKPAPNQAIALPTSREESTIPKGSGDGTWEYPSPQQMYNALLRKGYTDTDVTAVESMVSVHNFLNEGAWAEIVGWEQRFAKGLYRGWQVCKRGEAHAPEELERHWDGSESEPTLIRFQGRPKDLTPKATMLQVLGWIYPSKFDTEPPFDRHDWYVSREVNGEKKEIRYVIDYYSGEPEPTGEPVFYLDVRPAATPLGSAERIIRWGSDVWWKAIGGDKREQDPQPFFRHNSAKPWG; the protein is encoded by the exons ATGGGCTGGTTCTGGGCCGACGCGTCTCCTGCTGCGGCCCGCACGCCCAGCGGCCATCCTCCTGCAGCAACAGGCAAGACGTCACCATCTCGA CCCGGATGTCCGATGAACAAGAAGACGGTCGATACGTTGAACCCTTATTCTCACGAACACAAGCGCACCGCCCCGGGCCCATCAGCTTCGAGCTGTCCCGTGCCGCACGCATCACGAACCGGCGACGAGAAGGCTAAGTCGGTCCTGTCGCAACTCAACCCCCTCAACTACATGTTCCCGGATCTATCGCagaagccggcgccgaaccAGGCCATTGCTCTTCCCACGTCGAGGGAGGAGTCGACGATACCCAAGGGATCTGGTGACGGCACATGGGAGTATCCGTCTCCGCAGCAAATGTACAACGCCTTGCTTCGCAAGGGGTACACCGATACGGACGTTACCGCCGTCGAGTCCATGGTGTCTGTGCATAACTTTCTCAACGAGGGCGCATGGGCCGAGATTGTGGGCTGGGAGCAACGATTCGCCAAGGGGCTGTACCGTGGATGGCAGGTTTGCAAACGCGGAGAGGCGCATGCGCCCGAGGAGCTGGAGCGACATTGGGACGGATCAGAGAGCGAGCCGACCCTCATCCGATTCCAGGGCAGACCGAAGGACCTGACGCCCAAGGCAACGATGCTGCAGGTCCTAGGCTGGATTTACCCATCCAAGTTTGA CACCGAGCCCCCCTTTGATCGACACGACTGGTACGTCTCTCGCGAAGTAAACGGCGAGAAGAAGGAAATCCGCTATGTCATCGACTATTACTCGGGAGAGCCCGAGCCGACGGGCGAACCTGTCTTCTACCTTGACGTCCGACCAGCGGCAACACCTCTGGGGTCGGCCGAGCGAATCATTCGATGGGGAAGCGACGTGTGGTGGAAGGCAATCGGCGGCGACAAGCGCGAGCAGGATCCGCAGCCATTTTTCCGACACAACTCGGCAAAACCTTGGGGCTGA
- a CDS encoding ubiquinone biosynthesis protein → MLVRRAASRAHHIKSMPSRKRPTARILLQASAGATALGAAAFVQLAQEDDGGTEQTGERRMLEVSREEMHKKISDHDQGLKGLVRNALVFFDIYVWEPFCTGVRFLHLVVIFVPVIASVPVLWLGSRQPGRDNERSGTLWWYGFLVRAMEWAGPAFIKLGQWAASRTDIFPNEMCDTMSKLHSHAPAHAMRKTRETVQAAFDGRAFEDIFEEFNETPLGVGAIAQVYKAKLKPALGLAADHDINQEQPLSRNVRRNVEKVLKRSPKRVPSSYVAVKVLHPNVERIVRRDLRIMSFFATMLNAIPTIEWLSLPDEVVQFGEMMKLQLDLRIEAANLQTFRQNFKDRSTAWFPYPYTEFTTRNVLVEEFAQGIPLADFMENGGGVFQHDIADEGLDAFLRMLLLDNFVHADLHPGNIMVRFYKPALPDLRLRKSRPESNTRVGEADVTEKVLERLRPFRSRKNKAAWEAELAKIDAEGYRPQLVFIDTGLVTELNATNRENFLALFRAVAEFDGYKAGYLMCERCRQPDAVLDKEVFALKMQHLVLSVKSRTLALGNVKIGDILQQVLAMVRTHHVRLEGDFVNVVISILLLEGIGRSLDPNVDLLSSSLPILRQLSAQSGAEMAKHGDFSMIAVWVGLEARKFLQASIEDVERCVKYDLLSPNV, encoded by the exons ATGTTGGTGCGCCGCGCCGCGAGCCGAGCGCATCATATCAAGAGtatgccgtcgaggaaacggccgacggcgaggataCTGCTGCAAGCTTCGGCAGGGGCTACCGcactcggcgccgccgccttcgtgCAGCTGGCGCAGGAGGATGACGGAGGCACCGAACAGACGGGCGAGCGTCGTATGCTCGAGGTCTCGAGAGAGGAAATGCACAAAAAGATATCTGACCACGACCAAGGCCTGAAGGGACTTGTCCGCAACGCCCTTGTCTTCTTTGACATCTACGTTTGGGAACCATTCTGCACTGGCGTTCGCTTCCTGCATTTGGTCGTCATCTTTGTCCCCGTCATCGCCTCCGTCCCAGTCCTGTGGCTCGGTAGCAGACAGCCCGGTCGCGACAACGAGCGAAGCGGCACACTGTGGTGGTACGGCTTTCTGGTCAGGGCCATGGAATGGGCTGGGCCGGCCTTCATAAAGCTCGGCCAGTGGGCGGCCTCTCGGACGGACATCTTCCCCAACGAGATGTGCGATACCATGTCCAAGCTGCATTCCCATGCACCCGCCCATGCAATGCGAAAGACGCGCGAGACGGTCCAGGCCGCATTCGACGGCCGTGCCTTTGAAGATATATTTGAGGAGTTCAACGAGACGCCCTtgggcgtcggcgccatTGCCCAAGTGTACAAGGCCAAGCTCAAGCCGGCCCTGGGATTGGCGGCGGACCACGACATCAACCAAGAGCAGCCGCTGTCGCGCAATGTCCGCCGCAACGTCGAGAAGGTTCTCAAGCGCTCGCCGAAGCGTGTTCCGTCATCCTacgtcgccgtcaaggtTCTGCACCCGAACGTGGAGCGCATCGTGCGGAGGGATCTGAGGATCATGTCCTTTTTCGCCACCATGCTCAATGCCATACCGACCATCGAATGGCTCTCCCTACCAGACGAGGTTGTCCAGTTCGGCGAGATGATGAAGCTCCAGCTGGACTTGCGCATCGAAGCGGCAAACCTGCAAACGTTCCGCCAGAATTTCAAGGACCGATCAACAGCCTGGTTTCCCTACCCGTACACCGAATTCACGACCCGCAACGTGCTTGTCGAAGAGTTTGCCCAAGGGATCCCCCTCGCCGATTTCATGGAGAACGGCGGAGGCGTCTTCCAGCATGACATTGCAGACGAGGGCTTGGACGCGTTCCTGCGCATGCTTCTACTGGACAACTTTGTCCACGCCGACCTCCACCCCGGCAACATCATGGTTCGCTTTTACAAACCCGCGCTTCCCGATCTCCGCCTGCGCAAGTCACGGCCCGAAAGCAACAcgcgcgtcggcgaggctgaCGTGACGGAGAAGGTCCTTGAACGCCTGCGGCCTTTCCGCTCGCGCAAGAACAAAGCTGCCTGGGAAGCTGAACTCGCCAAGATCGATGCCGAGGGATACCGGCCCCAGTTGGTCTTCATCGACACAGGCCTCGTCACGGAGCTCAATGCCACGAATCGCGAAAATTTCCTCGCCCTCTttcgcgccgtcgccgagttTGACGGCTACAAGGCTGGCTATCTGATGTGTGAGCGTTGCAGACAACCCGACGCGGTCCTGGACAAGGAGGTGTTTGCACTCAAGATGCAACATCTTGTTCTCAGTGTCAAGAGCCGTACCCTCGCTCTCGGCAACGTCAAGATCGGAGACATCCTGCAGCAGGTTCTGGCAATGGTGCGGACTCACCACGTGCGGCTCGAGGGAGACTTTGTCAACGTCGTCATCAGCATTCTGCTGCTCGAAGGCATCGGCCGAAGCCTAGACCCGAATGTCGACTTGCTGAGCAGCTCCTTGCCTATCCTGCGCCAGTTGAGCGCACAGAGCGGCGCAGAAATGGCCAAGCACGGCGACTTCTCCATGATTGCCGTGTGGGTCGGTCTCGAGGCGAGAAAATTCCTTCAAGCGAGCATAGAAGAT GTCGAGCGATGTGTTAAATACGATCTCCTTTCACCCAATGTATGA
- a CDS encoding Tudor domain protein, with protein sequence MPSVAEIEEEKKAYQEQLDIVLGQLRDDAGNAELEALKNELSDLISLLDENIAELQPRKAMEPETPAGTELSEKEKWSRDNHPAFKKAPAADEKEESAASYQVNDSVMAKWVSGDKAFYPAKITSITGSSTAPIYIVKFKNYDNTETLRAKDLRPTSNKRKADGAPATSAPIPAAPVPGLVSSADATVYPQAQREGEADDDAAKAPKPKKIKAKKVLEANKSKWQEFNSKSKFGKAKKKDSMFRTPDGINGRVGFTGSGQAMRKDAVRTRPHYDPEQDVD encoded by the exons ATgccctccgtcgccgagatCGAGGAGGAAAAGAAGGCGTATCAGGAGCAG CTTGACATTGTGCTCGGCCAGCTCCGCGACGATGCTGGAAATGCTGAACTGGAGGCGCTCAAGAATGAGTTGAGTGACCTCATCAGTCTCCTTGACGAAAACATAGCCGAGCTCCAGCCTAGGAAGGCGATGGAACCGGAGACTCCAGCCGGCACTGAGCTTTCCGAGAAGGAGAAATGGTCGCGAGATAATCACCCAGCCTTCAAGAAGGCGCCTGCTGCCGATGAGAAAGAAGAGAGCGCCGCTAGCTACCAGGTCAACGACAGCGTGATGGCGAAATGGGTATCGGGCGACAAGGCCTTCTATCCCGCAAAGATCACTTCCATCACTGGGTCCTCCACGGCGCCCATATACATCGTCAAGTTCAAAAACTACGACAACACGGAGACCCTCCGCGCGAAAGATCTTCGGCCAACGTCGAACAAGCGAAAGGCAGACGGTGCGCCGGCCACGTCTGCTCCCATCCCCGCTGCTCCCGTGCCTGGACTTGTCTCGTCCGCAGATGCGACCGTGTACCCGCAGGCTCAGagagagggcgaggccgacgatgatgctgcCAAGGCGCCCAAGCCCAAGAAgatcaaggccaagaaggtGCTGGAGGCGAACAAGAGCAAGTGGCAGGAATTCAATTCCAAATCCAAGTTTGGCAAGGCAAAGAAGAAAGACAGCATGTTCCGAACGCCCGATGGGATCAACGGCAGAG TCGGCTTCACCGGTTCTGGACAAGCCATGCGCAAAGACGCAGTCCGTACTCGCCCCCATTATGACCCGGAACAGGACGTCGACTAG
- a CDS encoding hypothetical protein (related to Nbp35p and human nucleotide-binding protein), protein MRSSLPRLFQVSRAVHHENPLGLPRSGTPPTWGKRPQRRKITGVERVIAVSSAKGGVGKSTVAANLSLAFARLGFRAGILDTDIFGPSIPTLFDLSGEPKLSSKNQLVPLTNYGVKTMSMGYLVGENAPVVWRGPMVMKAIQQLLHEVDWGGLDILVLDLPPGTGDTQLTITQQVVLDGSVIVTTPHTLATKDAVKGINMFKTVGVNILGLVQNMSLFTCPHCHGETNIFGSNKRVEQMCTEHKIDFLGDIPLHPNIGDDGENGRPTVVSEPASDRASAFVQIVRSICPKIDLKVT, encoded by the exons ATGCGGTCATCGCTACCGCGCCTCTTTCAGGTCTCGCGAGCCGTGCATCATGAAAATCCGCTG GGCTTGCCTCGATCTGGCACACCTCCAACCTGGGGCAAGCGACCCCAAAGACGAAAGATCACGGGTGTCGAGAGAGTCATCGCAGTCTCGTCCGCCAAGGGCGGTGTTGGCAAAAGCACCGTCGCAG CGAATTTGTCACTGGCATTTGCAAGGCTAGGCTTCCGCGCTGGCATCTTGGACACCGACATCTTCGGACCGTCCATTCCCACTCTCTTCGATCTTTCAGGAGAGCCAAAATTATCGAGCA AGAACCAGCTCGTTCCATTGACGAATTATGGAGTCAAGACCATGTCGATGGGCTATCTCGTTGGCGAGAATGCGCCAGTCGTCTGGCGAGGTCCCATGGTCATGAAGGCTATACAACAGCTCTTACATGAGGTCGACTGGGGCGGCTTGGATATTCTCGTCTTGGACTTGCCTCCTGGCACAGGAGACACGCAGCTGACAATCACCCAGCAAGTAGTACTAGATG GCTCGGTCATCGTCACCACGCCTCATACACTCGCAACCAAGGATGCCGTCAAGGGCATCAACATGTTCAAGACGGTCGGCGTCAACATTCTTGGTCTTGTGCAAAACATGTCTCTCTTCACCTGTCCTCACTGCCATGGGGAGACGAACATTTTTGGGTCGAACAAGAGGGTCGAGCAGATGTGCACAGAGCACAAGATTGACTTTCTAGGCGACATTCCCCTCCACCCGAATatcggcgatgatggcgaaAATGGAAGGCCAACAGTCGTGTCCGAACCGGCAAGCGACAGGGCATCGGCCTTTGTGCAAATTGTCCGGTCAATCTGTCCCAAAATTGACCTCAAGGTAACCTGA
- a CDS encoding protein BFR2, translated as MTKAKSRAKQFQDPDEQIANDYDPEDNAPDSPHGSDGDDSQDEKAGTEHYVSVGKSKLRKKEDASLGPAYRGAHVSRSKLYENSDDNDDDDNEGSESDEGVEYDDPETANLAVDTAEASDSEIDSDNALAESDAERLRGFTFRGSSKPAKAKGKSGNRATAADFMSSSDESDNAGGVNVDDDELDGALTDDSDDETGTDEGSSKGANSDNAEDSEEEEEDDDDEDEYGDDGESGDEEGEDEHVDDSDDESDGDDESPTSKNSQDAKPHLAAFSKQADVAKGKAIHQQRKAYDGLLNLRIRLQKALVAANTFPTLEMLPDADSEPYEAAEEAAIKLLNTISSLRENFGATSKKRKRPLEMSMDSEAIWEQMQEEGLAAVEFREDRLEKWSRKVQSVNVTAPARLGQGRRTMVEVLQGQLANPERLLQRTRVPRSCAPAQAAKKATEDEAIYDDADFYQLLLKELVDQRTVDAGSSQASAVPTVMLTAVKEVKVRKQVDRKASKGRKMRFTVHEKLQNLMAPENRASWEEQAVDRFFGTLFGRKMALDEEESSEDEAMEGLDAEEEGLRLFRN; from the exons ATGACAAAAGCGAAGAGCCGCGCAAAGCAATTTCAAGATCCGGATGAGCAGATTGCTAACG ATTACGATCCGGAAGACAATGCGCCAGACAGTCCTCATGGctccgatggcgacgacagcCAGGATGAGAAGGCGGGGACGGAACATTACGTATCGGTCGGAAAGAGCAAGTTGAGGAAGAAAGAAGACGCGTCCCTTGGACCAGCGTATCGGGGCGCTCACGTTAGCCGGTCGAAGCTGTACGAGAATagcgacgacaacgacgacgacgacaacgaggGGAGCGAGAGCGATGAGGGCGTCGAATATGATGACCCGGAAACCGCCaatctcgccgtcgacacggCAGAGGCCAGCGATTCAGAGATTGACAGCGACAACGCCCTAGCCGAGTCAGATGCCGAACGCCTCCGTGGCTTTACCTTTCGGGGAAGTTCAAAACCTGCCAAGGCAAAAGGCAAGAGTGGCAACCGAGCCACTGCCGCCGACTTCATGTCTTCGTCGGATGAATCCGACAACGCTGGCGGTGTGAATGtagacgacgatgagctAGACGGTGCCTTGACAGACGATTCTGACGACGAGACCGGCACGGACGAAGGTTCATCGAAGGGAGCCAACTCTGACAATGCTGAGGATtccgaagaagaagaagaagacgatgatgatgaagatgaaTATGGAGACGATGGTGaaagcggcgacgaggagggcgaggatgagcaTGTGGATGACAGTGACGACGAGTcagatggtgacgacgagtcgccgacgagcaaaAATTCACAAGACGCCAAGCCTCACTTGGCTGCCTTTTCAAAACAAGCCGATGTTGCAAAGGGCAAGGCCATTCATCAGCAGCGGAAAGCCTACGACGGCCTGCTCAATCTTCGTATTCGGCTGCAAAAGGCACTCGTGGCGGCGAATACGTTCCCAACGCTGGAGATGCTGCCGGATGCCGATTCCGAGCCGtacgaagccgccgaggaggcagcGATCAAGCTCCTCAACACCATCAGCAGCCTGAGGGAAAACTTTGGGGCGACGAGCAAGAAGCGAAAGCGTCCGCTGGAGATGTCCATGGACAGCGAGGCAATCTGGGAGCAGATGCAGGAGGAAGGCCTAGCGGCCGTCGAGTTTCGAGAGGACCGATTGGAGAAGTGGTCGCGGAAGGTGCAGAGCGTCAACGTAACGGCGCCGGCCCGCTTGGGTCAGGGACGGAGGACGATGGTCGAAGTGCTGCAGGGGCAGCTTGCCAACCCAGAGCGATTGCTCCAGCGCACGCGCGTTCCTCGATCCTGCGCGCCGGCGCAAGCGGCCAAGAAagcgaccgaggacgaggccatctacgacgacgccgactttTACCAGCTTCTGCTgaaggagctcgtcgaccagcGGACCGTCGACGCGGGCTCCTCGCAAGCCAGCgcggtgccgacggtgaTGCTCACGGCCGTCAAGGAAGTCAAGGTGCGCAAGCAGGTGGACCGCAAGGCGAGCAAGGGCCGGAAGATGCGCTTCACGGTCCACGAGAAGCTGCAGAACTTGATGGCCCCCGAAAACAGAGCATCGTGGGAGGAGCAGGCGGTCGACCGCTTCTTTGGAACGCTCTTTGGCCGGAAGATGgcgctggacgaggaggagagttcggaggacgaggcgatggaggggctggacgccgaggaagaaggcCTGCGCTTGTTCCGCAACTAA
- a CDS encoding Casein kinase II, regulatory subunit: MMRSHPTDRPRPRSNECKRRKIKCNGETPCQRCGNLNLACLYAPNCCSNNFKDTDEFKEVMTQLNRLQGDVSWLNQTIQAMQQNEGHGRMHPVDRPMVGPNSVMASSVMAPSPSQSSASAQRPDLPSHGKSGAFRGPTSMAFSLDVANTTISNMGYRGIDDVNVDVDDDDDADQHLADGPMRMRMLDAPHDPLYDFDKDEMVRLCRFHEDEIGIMYPVLSIHVVITHAKTIASYLESSRSQQRPLESINDDKTLQLKMVMCCALAVENHGHSDKAIRLLESMEAVVNRKLMSDVSDVANLPLLCLLAGYRFLSNDEILAWRVMGQVVRLCVELGIHQKRVLMKIQDETERRNALNSFWSAIVLDRRWGFATGLPFALKDEEIDPQLPYPDEFPFLVAMISYSRLGAKVWRQVSHFGPVLARELQLEEIDNLDREILQWYESVPDEVKVQNWDKEKQMTSTPSYNLQRLRIWTYLRLNQIRIWLYTPILHSATSIMQNPQLAQQVVDLAKDTIQYLNHLNSTTNLYRRAQVFYHQFLTSAIAVVFLASVHAPVRFSAICREEFYMALDLVKDLSAMSWVSKRLWRTIKSLKDVAPRFGLNPDDDPHSNAALGMIGLARGHMEPAPVGQTPFPMTIPALQQPVPEPQVGHNGKRIQSELSRIFEGYVGLNGFQFDTGDTQVSPPSDLPPESNGALFPTAGTVFPHFREMY, encoded by the exons ATGATGCGAAGCCATCCGACtgaccgtcctcgtcctcgcagcAACGAGTGCAAGAGACGCAAGATCAAGTGCAATGGCGAAACGCCGTGCCAGCGCTGCGGCAACCTGAACCTCGCCTGCCTCTACGCGCCCAACTGCTGCTCCAACAACTTCAAGGACACGGACGAGTTCAAGGAGGTCATGACCCAGCTCAACCGCCTGCAGGGAGACGTCAGCTGGCTCAACCAGACCATTCAAGCCATGCAGCAGAATGAAGGACACGGCCGCATGCACCCCGTCGATCGCCCGATGGTCGGCCCGAACTCGGTCATGGCCTCCTCGGTCATGgccccctcgccgtcccagagctcggcctcggctcaGCGGCCGGATCTGCCGTCGCACGGCAAGTCGGGAGCCTTCCGAGGGCCGACCAGCATGGCCTtcagcctcgacgtcgccaacACGACCATCTCGAACATGGGCTACCGCGGCATCGATGACGtcaacgtcgacgtcgacgacgacgacgacgccgaccagcACTTGGCCGACGGTCCCATGCGGATGCGGATGCTCGACGCGCCCCACGATCCGCTCTACGATTTCGACAAGGACGAAATGGTTCGGCTCTGTCGTTTTCACGAAGACGAGATCGGCATCATGTATCCCGTCCTCAGCATCCACGTCGTCATCACCCACGCCAAGACGATTGCCTCGTACCTCGAGTCTTCGCGGAGCCAGCAGAGGCCCCTGGAGTCCATCAACGACGACAAGACGCTGCAGCTCAAGATGGTCATGTGCTGCGCCCTCGCGGTTGAGAACCACGGCCACAGCGACAAGGCGATTCGCCTCTTGGAGAGCATGGAGGCCGTCGTGAATCGAAAGCTCATGTCCGACGTCAGCGACGTCGCCAACCTTCCGCTTCTCTGTCTCCTCGCCGGCTACCGCTTCCTGTCCAACGATGAGATCCTCGCCTGGCGAGTCATGGGGCAGGTCGTCCGGCTctgcgtcgagctcggcatccACCAGAAGAGGGTTCTCATGAAGATCCAGGACGAGACGGAGCGGAGGAACGCCCTCAACAGCTTCTGGtccgccatcgtcctcgaccgccgcTGGGGCTTCGCCACGGGCCTGCCGTTTGCCctcaaggacgaggagattgaCCCGCAGCTGCCCTACCCT GATGAATTCCCCTTTCTCGTCGCCATGATTTCCTACTCCCGACTCGGCGCCAAAGTCTGGCGTCAGGTCTCCCATTTCGGCCCCGTCTTGGCCCGAGAGCTGCAGCTCGAAGAGATTGACAACCTCGATCGCGAGATCTTGCAATGGTACGAGAGCGTGCcggacgaggtcaaggtcCAGAACTGGGACAAGGAGAAGCagatgacgtcgacgccgtcgtacAACTTGCAACGGCTGAGAATTTGGACCTATCTGCGACTGAACCAG ATCCGGATATGGCTGTACACGCCAATACTGCACAGCGCGACGAGCATCATGCAGAACCCCCAGCTAGCGCAGCAAGTCGTCGATCTCGCCAAGGATACCATACAGTACCTGAACCACCTCAACAGCACGACGAACCTGTACCGCAGAGCCCAGGTCTTTTACCACCAGTTTTTGACCTCGGCCATCGCTGTCGTCTTCCTTGCCTCGGTCCACGCCCCGGTGCGCTTCAGCGCCATCTGCCGCGAGGAGTTCTACAtggccctcgacctcgtcaaggACCTCTCGGCCATGAGCTGGGTCTCGAAGCGTCTCTGGCGCACCATTAAGTCGCTCAAGGATGTCGCGCCTCGCTTCGGCCTGAATCCCGACGACGATCCTCATTCGAACGCCGCCCTGGGCATGATCGGCCTCGCTCGTGGACACATGGAGCCGGCTCCCGTCGGGCAAACCCCCTTCCCCATGACCATACCTGCACTCCAGCAACCGGTCCCGGAGCCGCAGGTTGGCCACAACGGCAAGAGGATACAGAGCGAGCTTTCGAGAATCTTTGAGGGCTACGTCGGCCTCAACGGTTTCCAATTTGACACGGGCGACACCCAAGTGTCCCCTCCTTCGGACCTACCTCCCGAATCCAACGGTGCGCTGTTTCCGACGGCCGGAACCGTGTTTCCTCATTTTCGGGAGATGTACTGA